One Capricornis sumatraensis isolate serow.1 chromosome 8, serow.2, whole genome shotgun sequence genomic region harbors:
- the METTL2A gene encoding tRNA N(3)-methylcytidine methyltransferase METTL2A: protein MDGSFTEGDPAAVGGKRQQFGSRFLSDPARVFHHNAWDNVEWSEEQAAEAERKVQENSTQRVCQEKQADYEVNANKYWNNFYKIHENGFFKDRHWLFTEFPELAPSQNHLTNLFSENKKNEVYEYYRSGEDGSDLTIEEQHSCSSVSLGDKTQPLLMEESVTQKLHHLEICANEFPGSSATYRILEVGCGVGNTVFPILQTNNDPSLFVYCCDFSSTAVELVQTNSAYDPSRCFAFVHDLCDEDKSYPMPENSLDVIILIFVLSAIIPDKMQNAINRLSRLLKPGGIMLLRDYGRYDMAQLRFKKGQCLSENFYVRGDGTRVYFFTQDELDTLFTTAGLEKVQNLMDRRLQVNRGKQLTMYRVWIQCKYRKPLVSSTGCEAGTTCC from the exons ATGGACGGCTCCTTCACTGAAGGCGATCCTGCAGCCGTCGGCGGGAAGAGGCAGCAATTCGGGAGCCGGTTTCTGAGCGACCCCGCTCGCGTCTTTCACCACAATGCCTG GGACAACGTGGAGTGGTCGGAGGAGCAGGCCGCGGAGGCAGAGAGGAAAGTCCAGGAGAACAGCACTCAGCGGGTGTGCCAGGAGAAGCAAG CTGATTATGAGGTCAACGCCAACAAATATTGGAACAACTTCTACAAAATCCATGAAAATGGGTTTTTCAAGGATAGACATTGGCTTTTTACTGAATTCCCAGAGCTGGCACCTAGCCAAAATCACTTGACGAATTTGTTCTCAGAGAATAAGAAGAATGAAGTATATGAATACTATAGAAGCGGTGAGGATGGATCTGATTTAACAATAGAAGAACAGCATAGTTGTTCTTCCGTTAGCCTTGGAGATAAGACGCAGCCACTTCTTATGGAAGAGAGTGTAACTCAGAAACTCCATCACCTGGAAATCTGTGCTAATGAGTTTCCTGGATCCTCTGCCACCTACCGAATACTCGAG GTTGGTTGTGGTGTGGGAAACACAGTCTTCCCAATTCTACAGACTAACAA TGACCCAAGCCTCTTTGTTTACTGTTGTGATTTTTCTTCCACAGCTGTAGAACTGGTCCAG ACAAATTCAGCATATGACCCTTCTCGGTGTTTTGCCTTTGTTCATGATCTGTGTGATGAAGATAAGAGTTACCCAATGCCTGAGAATAGCCTTGACGTCATCATCCTTATATTTGTTCTCTCAGCAATCATTCCAGACAA AATGCAGAATGCTATCAACAGGCTGAGCAGGCTTCTGAAGCCCGGAGGGATAATGCTTCTGCGAGATTATGGCCGCTATGACATGGCTCAGCTTCGGTTTAAAAAAG GTCAGTGTCTGTCTGAAAATTTCTATGTGAGAGGCGATGGCACCAGAGTGTACTTCTTCACACAAG ATGAACTGGACACACTTTTCACTActgctggactggaaaaggttcagAACCTGATGGATCGCCGGTTGCAAGTGaatcgaggaaaacaactgaCAATGTACCGAGTTTGGATTCAGTGCAAGTATCGCAAGCCTCTTGTGTCTAGCACTGGCTGTGAGGCAGGCACCACCTGCTGCTGA